In Isoptericola variabilis 225, the genomic window GACACGACGCCCGACGAGCTCCTGCGCACGACCGGCGCCCCTGACGCCGAGCGGGCGTTCCTCGCGCTCGTCGAGCGCGCCCCGCAGGAGGGGGTGACGGCACGATGACGCTCACGTGGACCACCGCGGCCCGGGTGCTCGCCCAGCTGCGCTTCGACCACCGCACGGTCGCTCTCATCCTCGTGCTCCCGTGCCTGCTGCTCGGGCTCGTCGCGTGGATGTTCGACGGCACGCCGGTGCTCGACCAGTTCGGCCCCGTGCTCGTCGGGCTCTTCCCGCTCGTCGTGATGTTCCTCGTGACGAGCGTCGCCACGCTGCGCGAGCGGCAGTCCGGCACCCTCGAGCGGCTCATGACGACGCCGCTGGGCAAGGGCGACTTCGTCGGTGGCTACGCCCTTGCCTTCGCTACGCTCGCGCTCGTCCAGGCGCTCGTGGTCGTCGGGTTCGCGACGCTCGTCCGCATGGACGTCGCGGGGCCCATGTGGCTCGTGATCGTCGTCGCGCTGCTCGACGCCGTGCTCGGCTCCTGCCTGGGGCTGGCGGCGTCCGCGCTCGCGCGCAGCGAGTTCCAGGCCGTGCAGATGATGCCGGCGATCATCTTCCCGCAGCTCATCACGTGCGGGCTGCTCATGCCGCGCGGCCAGATGCCGCAGGTGCTCGAGTGGCTCTCCCGGGCGTTCCCGCTCACCTACGCCGTCGAGGCCATGCAGGACCTCGCCGCCGGGGGAGAGTGGGTCGACGTGCGCGGCGCCGTGGGCGTGATCGTCGCGTTCATCGTGGGTGCGGTCGTGCTCGGCGTCGCGACGCTCCGCCGTCGCACCCCCTGACCGCGAGGTAGCGCTCTCGGCCGCGAGGTAGCGCGTTTCACGACGACGTAGCGCGTCAGGACGCGCTACCTCGTCGCGAAACGCGCTACCTCGGCGGGGAACGCGCTACCTCGGCGGGGAACGCGCTACCTCGGCGGGGAACGCGCTACCTCGGCGGGGAACGCGCTACCTCGCGAGGGGGTCAGGGGCGCGCGGAGAACCGCTCGAGGAGCTCGGCGTGGCCCGAGCAGACGATGAGGTCGTTGGCGCTCACCCGGGTCTCGGGCGTCGCGTACTGGAACTCGAGCCCGGGCGACTTCACGCCGATGACGGTCACCCCGTACCGCTGCCGGATGTTCGCCTGCGCGAGCGTGAAGCCCTGCATCTCCTTCGGCGGACGCATCTTGACGATCGTGAACCCGTCCTC contains:
- a CDS encoding ABC transporter permease, with the protein product MTLTWTTAARVLAQLRFDHRTVALILVLPCLLLGLVAWMFDGTPVLDQFGPVLVGLFPLVVMFLVTSVATLRERQSGTLERLMTTPLGKGDFVGGYALAFATLALVQALVVVGFATLVRMDVAGPMWLVIVVALLDAVLGSCLGLAASALARSEFQAVQMMPAIIFPQLITCGLLMPRGQMPQVLEWLSRAFPLTYAVEAMQDLAAGGEWVDVRGAVGVIVAFIVGAVVLGVATLRRRTP